The Pseudomonas sp. Bout1 genomic sequence GAACGCCTGACACTGCATTTGAGCAAAGCAATTACCCATGTGAGGGCGTGGGACCGCTTACGTCCATTACCTGCTTGAGTAGAACGCTGGGACAACTGAACGGAGAAGCAATGATGGACGAGCGAAAAATCAAAGAGGCCGCTTATGCTCTTTGGGAGCAAGACGGCAAACCTAATGGCCAAGACTTGGAACATTGGTTCAAAGCGAGCAGTAGCCTTGGAAATGACTCTCAAGAAGATGGGCAAGGTTCATCTTTGGGCGAAGAAACGCAAGATGTGGCCTTGTCAGATCATCTCGCGAACGACGAGAACGGTAAGCCTGAGGCCACCGCTAAGAAATCCCAAAGCAAAAAAGAATAGAATTCGATGCGATTTTCCGAATTTATTCTGGAAAATTTCGCGCTATTTTTACACGCTAGGGGAGCGCTTCGCGAGCGCAATGCCGACGCCCCCCCGGCAATGGATCCTGTAGGTTAAGAATCACACGACTGTGTTGACGACCGTGTAGAACTGCTGCGGTTATTGGTTGAGGCTAATCAGCAGCTCGTGTTGGCCACCTTATCAGCTCGGGAATTGCGCCAATACCTAGTACAGCTGAGAAATCTGATTTGTTTCATGAGGTGCGTGAAGCGAATGAGCAGCTAGTCATTTCTGCCCTACATGCACACAAGCTTCAGGCCCATGCCGAGCATGCATTGGCTAAGCAAAGAAATGCCTTGGCGTCCGTGGCTCATGAGATGCGTAATCCTTTGACGCCGATCAGCATGCTAGCTTAGAGGATGGTGCGGACGCCACGCGAAAAACTTCCTGAAATGTGCGCACTGATCCAGGACCAGGTGAAACACTTGTCACGCATGATCGAAGATTTGCTTGATGTTTCCCGGGCGAGTAGTGGCAAATTACGGCTCAACTACGCACATGTCGACCTCATCTGTATTCTCCGTCAAGCGATCGATGCATGCAGTCCATTGATGGCCGCGAAGAGCTTGCAATGTGAAGTGGATATTCCTGACGGGCCATTGATCGCGAATGGTGATTTCATCAGAGTTTCGCAGTCTTCACCAATGTCCTCACTAATGCTGCCAAGTACACACAAGGTTCTGGACTAGTCAGAATTATAGCTACAGCTGATATAGATCGGCTCAAGATCGTGGTATCCGACAACGGCATCGGGATTTCTTCAAAGTCCCTTCCGTTAATTTTCGACGCGTATGTACAGGATGCTCGAGCTATCGGCTTCAATGGTACAGGATTAGGAATTGGGCTCACGGTTGTCCGTGAGCTGGTTGATGCCCCACGCTGGAACTGTCACTGGAAGCAGCGAAGGGCAGGGAAAAGGCAGTCAATTCACCCTCATTTTCTCGCTACTAAACCCGCTAAAATAAAAACTTGCGCGCCATCCCACCAGACGACAAGCAGCCTTTACAGGTGACGCGTCTCCGCCACCGAACGGGCACGCGCGTGGTGAAGTGCAATGCAAACGTCTAGTCAGTGCTGACGCAGTGAGGTGGTCAGGTACGGTGCAATTTCCAACAAGCGGCCTGCGCACCGTCCTGCAGGGCGGTTTGCTCACCCATCCGCGAGTTACCAGGTGGCTCGCCGTCATCGTTTGGTAGCGCACGCCCCGATGTTCTATCCGCCGCTGTGCCTTGCCTGCAAGGTGCTTTCGCGACATATCCTCGGGCGATGAAACTGCCCTCCGGTATTCCACGACACCTTGCACGCGGCCCGTCTCTGGATAGAACGGGCTTACCGCGACCAACCGAAGCCGACGAGCAGATCCACCACCGGCAGCGCGCTCCAATGCGAAGGGGGTTT encodes the following:
- a CDS encoding DUF2934 domain-containing protein, yielding MMDERKIKEAAYALWEQDGKPNGQDLEHWFKASSSLGNDSQEDGQGSSLGEETQDVALSDHLANDENGKPEATAKKSQSKKE